The following are encoded together in the Gasterosteus aculeatus chromosome 7, fGasAcu3.hap1.1, whole genome shotgun sequence genome:
- the klf5l gene encoding Kruppel-like factor 5 like isoform X2 → MLVVGSVEASGSPVSGRRVKVLHLKTQVQLDLDKYLPQGNNPLLTNLMDSVDKKYRRDSASVVDEFFSEDKSPTPYSLNINFILPSTTHLRTGLYRHTKTLAPQQIKTEPGLEVPCSISAASSTQALPDFTSVFSLPPVVNNVFIKPDMSSGEGMGVHAGSQHQHQPHLDTDLHIGPPGPQPQVYHMPISGCADLTMTLSHSSPSAHASTSGRTMLNLCNVSSPAASGNYMMAEHQLQQHHGYYQASPTNSSEHAAPHSLPPSPPNSQPGSPDGHAELHRLAPQLPPPYQHRLDGIKVTGLSPHAMLMTHGQGVLTGPKYNRRNNPELEKRRIHFCDYTGCSKVYTKSSHLKAHQRTHTGEKPYRCTWESCDWRFARSDELTRHYRKHTGAKPFKCVACSRCFSRSDHLALHMKRHQN, encoded by the exons gtTCAATTAGATCTGGACAAATATCTCCCCCAGGGTAACAATCCCCTCCTGACCAACCTGATGGATTCCGTCGACAAGAAGTACAGACGAGACAGCGCCTCCGTGGTGGACGAGTTCTTCTCCGAGGACAAGAGCCCCACGCCCTACAGCCTCAACATCAACTTCATCCTTCCCAGCACCACCCACCTCCGCACGGGCCTCTACCGCCACACCAAGACCCTCGCGCCGCAGCAGATCAAGACGGAGCCCGGGCTGGAGGTGCCCTGCTCCATCTCCGCCGCCTCCAGCACGCAGGCCCTGCCGGACTTCACCTCCGTCTTCAGCTTGCCGCCCGTGGTCAACAACGTGTTCATCAAGCCGGACATGAGCTCCGGCGAGGGGATGGGTGTCCACGCGGGGtcccagcaccagcaccagccaCACCTGGACACGGATCTTCACATCGGGCCGCCGGGCCCCCAACCGCAGGTCTACCACATGCCCATCTCCGGCTGCGCCGACCTCACCATGACCCTTTCGCACAGCAGCCCGTCGGCGCACGCCTCCACGAGCGGCCGGACCATGTTGAACCTGTGCAACGTTTCGTCGCCGGCCGCCAGCGGCAACTACATGATGGCGGAGCACCAGCTTCAGCAGCACCACGGTTACTACCAAGCCTCGCCGACCAACTCCTCCGAGCACGCGGCGCCCCACAGCCTGCCGCCGTCGCCGCCCAACTCCCAGCCGGGCAGCCCGGACGGTCACGCGGAGCTGCACAGGTTAGCGCCGCAGCTCCCGCCGCCGTACCAGCACCGCCTGGACGGGATAAAGGTGACCGGGCTGTCCCCGCACGCCATGCTGATGACGCACGGACAGGGCGTCCTGACTGGTCCCAAATACAACAGGCGGAACAACCCggagctggagaagaggaggatccACTTCTGTGACTACACAG GCTGCTCCAAAGTTTACACAAAGAGTTCTCATCTGAAGGCACACCAAAGGACGCACACGG GCGAGAAGCCGTACCGCTGCACGTGGGAGAGCTGCGACTGGCGCTTCGCCCGATCGGACGAGCTCACCAGACACTACCGGAAACACACCGGGGCCAAGCCCTTCAAGTGCGTCGCCTGCAGCCGCTGCTTCTCGCGCTCCGACCACTTGGCCCTGCACATGAAGCGTCACCAGAATTaa